A single window of Callithrix jacchus isolate 240 chromosome 6, calJac240_pri, whole genome shotgun sequence DNA harbors:
- the UBE2E3 gene encoding ubiquitin-conjugating enzyme E2 E3 isoform X1, with protein sequence MANSMLREKRAHLRTKNYACNPSTLGGRGGWITRSRDGDYPGQHGETPSLLKIQKTSWAWWRVPVIPATQEPEAGELPVPRRRRLRAGPKGDNIYEWRSTILGPPGSVYEGGVFFLDITFSSDYPFKPPKVTFRTRIYHCNINSQGVICLDILKDNWSPALTISKVLLSICSLLTDCNPADPLVGSIATQYLTNRAEHDRIARQWTKRYAT encoded by the exons ATGGCAAATAGTATGTTACGTGAGAAGAGAGCACATTTAAGAACTAAGaattacgcctgtaatcccagcactttgggaggccgaggcgggtggatcacgaggtcaagagatggagactatcctggtcaacatggtgaaaccccgtctctactaaaaatacaaaaaactagctgggcatggtggcgcgtgcctgtaatcccagctactcaggagcccgaggcaggagaattgcctgtacccaggaggcggaggttgcg tgctgGGCCTAAAGGAGATAACATTTATGAATGGAGATCAACTATACTTGGTCCACCGGGTTCTGTATATGAAGGTGGTGTGTTTTTTCTGGATATCACATTTTCATCAGATTATCCATTTAAGCCACCAAAG GTTACTTTCCGCACCAGGATCTATCACTGCAACATCAACAGTCAGGGAGTCATCTGTCTGGACATCCTTAAAGACAACTGGAGTCCCGCTTTGACTATTTCAAAGGTTTTGCTGTCTATTTGTTCCCTTTTGACAGACTGCAACCCTg CGGATCCTCTGGTTGGAAGCATAGCCACTCAGTATTTGACCAACAGAGCAGAACACGACAGGATAGCCAGACAGTGGACCAAGAGATACGCAACATAA